The window CACCATTACCGTCAACATGAAAACCAATTGAAACCATTAATGCGAGCGTCTTAGCGCAGGTCTTCTCACCTTGATCGAGATTCATCGACGGAGATGGAACCCCTCGAGGCAGGCGGCAGTAACAATAGCGAGAGCTGGCAGAGGGATTAGCTGCAAGGTTAGGGGTTTGGGGCATTGTGCTCGGGGAACTCAGAAGCGCAAGCGGAGCCAACGGCTGGACGAGTGCTATCATACACGGGAAGGAGgcgtggtggccggcggggcaCAATGACGTACGACAGCTATGCAGCGAGGATGAAAACATAGGAGAGGGGCAACACTAACCGAGCATGGCGCGGTTTCTTCCCGCTAATGTCGGTTCCGCACGACCGGAGGGCGACGTTTCCACgagcggccggccggggcggagaGAGATCGAAGAGCGGCTGCGCGGCGGCCCGTCGACCCGTGTGACTGGATGTCGCCGGATCGGAGGTCTGGGATCGCAGGCGAGATTGAAacgggccggccggggcggagaGAGATCGAACGGAGAGATTATTTAAAAAGTTGGAGAGGCAGATGTACACCAAAAAACGTCACCCTTAGCccctttttagtagtagagattaTTTATCATTGTGACCATTTACGGAAAACTTTTGTGCTTCCATCCCATTTATTGTTGATTAACTGTTATTCTCATGTTGAAATTGCTTTGCTTAATTCCTTATATCATGTCTTGGCTGCTTGAAATGTACAGGAAGCCTGTAACTTTCCTATTTGCTATTTACCCTccatttctttttcactaaAATTTAGCTTCTGCTGTTAGTTGGTAGGTTGAGAGATTCACCATTCAAGAACCAGTAGGCGTAGTGCAGATGATTTTTCTGTCACTGGTTTAATGTTCTTGTCAACAGCTTCATGATGCTCTAACATGGACTGTTGGTGCAGGATGTGAAAGGTCCACAGACCATTGCTTTCAATTTACCCAATGATGAACGGATTGTGAATGAGCGAGGAACTTCCATGGTTATGCTTAAAAACATTTCAGAAGCCAAGTATGCCTTTTTATTCCTATTTATTAATTTTAATTTCCAATTAGGTAGCTCACACTCAtaacagcaagaaaaaaaataagggGTTATGCTAATGTTGTCGATTCTATTTCTGTTTTATTCAGCTTCAAGCATATCTTAAAGCCTATAGCTGATGCCTGCATCAGAGTGGAGCAGAAGGAATATGTTAATTTCGAGCCGTATTATACACATATTGTTTGCCATGAATGCTGCCATGGAATTGGACCTCATTCTATCACCCTTCCAAGTGGTAAAAAGTCAACAGTAAGATTGGTACGTACTCAAACGGCAATTTTAAAAATCACCGGTTTTAGTTCAACTCCAATTGAAACGTTCTGCTTCCCCTCAAAAATCATTCCATTTTACCAACTACTTCCTTCGTTCCAAACTATAggtgtttttgttttttctacATACATAATTTTTACTATGTATGTAGACATAGCGTATATACATAATTTTTACTTTGTATGTAGACATAGcgtatatctaggtgcatagtaaAACCTATGTATgtagaaaagccaaaatgacctataatgagggacagagggagtttttttttatatcCTGTGAacattcaaaatttattttgtatgtaatatatttaaaaatgaGTAAGTTGCGGAGAACATCTTGGTAAAAATAAAATGTCTAAAAATGACCAAAGTTGCAGGGTATATATTCTTTAAAGTAGCATATTTCTTCCTAGATGATTTTAACAATAGAAGTCACTGTAATGCAATTCAGTATCTTTTCTTTTACATAAAGTTTCTTCATACATGAAGTATTTTACTTCTGTGATAAATGCAATTACATTTATTAGTTGGCATGTTTTCATGGTGTCTCCTATATTGTTGCCTCCAAGCTGAGCTCCTTcaacttgttcttttttttcataaatgCATAGGAACTTCAAGAATTCCATTCAGCATTGGAGGAGGCAAAAGCTGATATAGTTGGTCTCTGGGCACTGAATTTCCTTATTAAGAAGGTTAGTAATTCCATCACTTATTGGGATACCATTGCGCTCGTGTTACCCTGACCAGGCATTCAAGTTTGCTGTTTCTATAATAATATGGAACCTATGACCTGCTGGTTATTTTCCTGTATTTTTGTTAATTCGATCATTTGCTTTCTCTTCTATCAGGGATTGCTTCCTAAGAGCCTATCACAATCCATGTATGTCTCTTTCCTGGCTGGCTGCTTCCGGTCAATCCGTTTTGGACTGGAAGAAGCACATGGGTAAGGCTATATCTTCCCTGCTAGCTAACTGACTTACATTCGAAACAGAAGGACATCGCTATGTCTCATACCATTTTCGTACTGTCCTGAACACTTGATGATAAACTGATTTTTACCTTGTATCCAAATATAGAAAAGGACAAGCTCTGCAGTTTACTGGTTGTATGACAAAGGGGCTTTTGTCTTACACTCAGATGGAAAATTCTCAGTTGACTTTACGAAGGTAATTATCTCAACATTCAACTATCTTGTTACTTCTCTGTCACCACTCCTAACTAGAGTTTGTACTGTGGAAGGTTGAGGATGCTGTAGAAAGCCTGAGCAGGGAGATACTGACAATACAGGCAAAGGGCAATAAGCCTGCTGCCCGGACTCTTCTCCAGTCCCGTGCAACCTTGACGCAACCATTGCGCATGGCATTGGAGAAGATAGAACATATGCAGGTACCTTGACGCAACCTCAGACTCATCTATGTTGGTTTGGGCACTGAATTTACTGCTAGCTTGCTGCACCGAGTTTATATGTGTGACTTTTCTGCCAATTTatattcatttgaattcaagtgAGCAGAGTTTACACCCTTATTTATGTTCATTCCAGGTACCTGTTGATATTGCACCGAAATTTGGCACAGCAAATAAGCTGCTTGGAAATGTATAACCAGTCAGGCACAGCAATTCAGCAAGCATTGTGCTTCAGTACCCACAAGACACCTGGATGGAAACAGGAGCCATTCAAGAATAAGTTCTCCATTTCAAACGACGTGGAGGAAAATCAATACAATAAGTGAGATTTATTTTCTTATCAGAAGGAACATTATTTGCGTTCTTCATTCAGTGGTGGTGGGAAGGTTGAGGCCTCTCCATTCTCTTGAAATTGTATCAGCTGATGCTCCATTTGTGCCACGCATGTTTAAGGTGCCCCCAGTTTCGGAGAACCTCTTACAACCGTAGGATTAGGATTAGGGTTGAAAACGAAAACGAAAATTTTCGATTACCGGGAACCGTTTTCGAGATTTTACCGAAATTTTGGtgtaaatgaaaatgaaaacggCTACCGAAAATACAGaaacaaaaataatatttttattcgAAACTGAAAGCGAAAATGATTTCAATCTCTACTGACTGTTTTCGAAAATTACCGTATTTATCCGGTAATTTATCGTCGGTATTACTGTATTTGAAGCCCAATCCAATACATACTTTCTCGGCCCAATAGCTTGCGGAGGTTTAGCTGTAGGCATAGGTAGCCTGCGGCTCTGCACTAGCACTATTCTTAATGGCATGCTAGTCTATGTTTAAGTTTCTATTTGAATTTAGTTAATCATCATGTATGACTATGTCACTTATGTTGTGTGCAACTTTGTACAATACTATCGTGCATGCTACTATGTGTCAGTTATCACGGATTGGTTCGATATTTGGATTAATATCTTAATCGAATCTTCACTAATTACATATGAGATGTGTCAAGTCATATAGTTAATGTTATGCTCTATTGTttgatatatttattattttttaaatattgtTTTGATGGGTTTCGATGGTTATTGATGTGTTCTCGAccgtatatttttattttcaaaattatcaGAATAGCGGCGTCGTTTTCGTTTCCGATGAAAAATATGAAAGTGAAAATGATGGAGTCTTTCGCCGAtgtttccgaccgttttcatccctacgtAGGATGGCATGAAATGAGTAATGGATCTCGTGCGATCGCCGTGCTTTTTCTATCTCAAGTAGATCTTACCCACATTCTGAGTTTCTGACTCAATCGGAGCTTATATGTTAGGCAGACGCCATATGCCCATATCCCCAATCATGATTTTCTAGTGACGATCCTGTCACCACTACATATTTTGATCTTAACAACACAAAAGCAAAAGCAATCGTCCTATGTTCTATAACTTCCAAATAACCCATCAAAAAAGTAACTTTCAAATGACAGCTCGATTTGACATTTTGGTGATTTTCACATGCACCAGTTCATTTAATTTTTATTGAAGCTTTGAGTTGAAAACACCTTTTACAGAGATACTATAAAACAGCAAATTACCAATGCTCCACACGTTGACTTAGCAAACAAGACGAAGGTACTAGTTGATACTCATTTACAACGCTAAAAAGAGATAAATTCCGAGCAGAGAACAACATTGCAAACCAAGAACTCACTACAGATGCAACACAACCACATCGTTGTTATGGACAAGTTCGCCGCAAAACTGCTCTGCATCTATATGATCGTCGAGAAGAGGATCTGGTTGGCATCTTTTGCCTTGTTCTTCCCTGCGAGCATGACGAGTCGAATCACCACCGGTTCCCAATCCACCATGAATTCCCAGGAGGCATCATCCCGCAACCCAGCCGGAACAAAAAATGCGGAGGAACCTACCTGTGATGGGATTCACGTGAGCTGTCCACTCGTCGATCACCGTGTTGAGGCTATTGTGGGCGGCCTCGTCGGCGTCGGACAGGGAGGGCAGCCCGGACGCGGCGAGCAGCCGCCGCGTCGTGCTGCGCTGCGCCATCAGGCTCATGTGTATCCGATCGATTAGTTCCTGCGCAGAGAGCAAGGGCAGCATCAGAGGGTCAATCCCAGGGATTTGAGAACTGCTTTTGCCTCGAACAATTCGGATTTGGGATTTGGGTTCAGGGGAGCGCCACCTGCTTCTGGGTGAGGATGTCGCGGCAGAGCTCCTTGATCGCGGCCACCTCCTCCTGCAGCCGCTTCACCCGCGCCACCAGCTTCGCCGGGTTCGCCTGCAACCGCCGCCGCAGATCCCGTCAGCCGCGCGCCGGAAGGAGCGTTTGGGAGGAGGGCGAGAATACTGACAGGGTCGGGGTAGGAGGCGCGGAACTCGAGGTCGAGGCGgcgctgcacgtcggcgagGGAGGCGCTGGCGTCGGCGAGCGTGGACAGGATGTCGTTCACCGCCGGGTGgtaccgcggccgccgcccgctcggaTCTGCCATCTCTGCGTATTTTTGCTGTATCTTTTGGGTTTTCAGCTCCCTGCCCTCCGCGCGCCGCTTTTGATTTCGAATCGGAATGGGGGTCTATCTCGAATAGTTGAGTACTGAATCGTTCACTCGTTCTGGCACAAAAGGGCCCACACATCAGTCAAACACACCACACATGTATTCACTCGTTCTTAGGGTTGAAAACGAAAACGAAAATTTTCGATTACCGGAAACCGTTTTCGAGATTTTACCGTAATTCTGGTGTAAACAAAAATGAAAACAGCTACCGAAAATACAGaaacaaaaataatatttttatccGAAACTGAAAGCGAAAATGATTTCAATCTCTATCGACCGTTTTCGAAAATTACCGTATTTATCCGGTAATGTATCGTCGGTATTATTGTATTTGAAGCCCAGTCCAATACATGCTTTCTCCGGTCCAATAGCTTGCGGAGGTTCAGTTGTAGGCATGGACAGCCTGCGGCTCTGCACTAGCACTATTTTTAATGGCATGCTAGTCTATGTTTAAGTTTCTATTTGAATTTGGTTAATCATCATGTATGACTATGTCATTTATGTTGTGTGCAACTTTGTACCATACTATCGTGCATGCTACTGTGTGTCAGTTATCACGGATTGGTTCGATATTTGGATTAATATTTTAATCGAATTTTCAATACTTGCATATGAGATGAAGTCATATAGTTAATGTTATACTCtattatttaatatatttattattttttaaatattgtTTTGATAGATTTCGATCGTTATCGATGTTTTCGAccgtatatttttgtttttgaaattaTCAAAATAGCGGCGTCGCTTTCGTTTTCGATGAAAAATGTGAAAGTGAAAATGGTGGACTCTTTCGCCACGTTTCCGACGTTTTCATCCCTCCGATTCACTACggccgccctcctcgccgccgccgacgcggtcTCCGTGGGCGCCGCCGACGCGGTCTccgtgggcgccgccgccgcgattctcccctaggacgccggcggcgcgtgcCGGTGGCCGGTCCCCATCTTGAAGGCCACCAACCTCCCTGCTGGCAAGGACAAGATCTACCAGTGACGCTCCCGCCCAAGGGCATCCCCCATCTTGGAGGCCACCAACCTCCCTGCCGGCAAGGACAAGATCTACCAGTGACGCTCCCGCTCAAGGGCAGCCCCGGCGCGCTGCTGCATGTGAGCATCTCAATCTCTCTGCCCCCCTTCCCTCACCTAACCTCACCGCTGCTGCATTGTTATTTGAGCCTTAGGAATTGAG is drawn from Panicum virgatum strain AP13 chromosome 1N, P.virgatum_v5, whole genome shotgun sequence and contains these coding sequences:
- the LOC120657455 gene encoding uncharacterized protein LOC120657455, producing MADPSGRRPRYHPAVNDILSTLADASASLADVQRRLDLEFRASYPDPANPAKLVARVKRLQEEVAAIKELCRDILTQKQELIDRIHMSLMAQRSTTRRLLAASGLPSLSDADEAAHNSLNTVIDEWTAHVNPITGKNKAKDANQILFSTII